One region of Polaribacter pectinis genomic DNA includes:
- a CDS encoding DUF6913 domain-containing protein: MFAKLKQSILEKKFDASLLKFVQNRKTSQKEILSVGILTSEEISSKNDIQKEVETLLNVRNTKIISFRKFNKLDEVSFKHFSENDINWKGEFTQENLQSFLEQPFDLLIGYFNTNNLYLETAVLKSNATFKVGFSKVNSKLYELEISEDVSNLHQFLSELKKYLIILKKLKI; encoded by the coding sequence ATGTTTGCAAAATTAAAACAGTCTATTTTAGAAAAAAAGTTTGATGCTTCATTATTAAAATTTGTACAAAATAGAAAAACTTCTCAAAAAGAAATTTTATCGGTAGGAATTTTAACTTCAGAAGAGATTTCATCAAAAAATGATATTCAAAAAGAAGTTGAAACGCTTTTAAATGTTAGGAATACTAAAATAATAAGCTTCAGAAAATTTAATAAACTAGATGAGGTTTCGTTTAAACATTTTTCAGAGAACGATATTAATTGGAAAGGGGAGTTTACACAAGAAAACTTACAAAGTTTTTTAGAACAACCTTTCGATTTATTAATTGGCTACTTTAATACAAATAATCTTTATTTAGAAACGGCAGTATTAAAATCTAATGCCACATTTAAGGTTGGTTTTTCTAAAGTAAACTCTAAATTATATGAGTTGGAAATTTCAGAAGACGTTTCAAATCTTCATCAATTTTTATCAGAATTAAAAAAATACTTAATTATCTTAAAAAAGTTGAAAATTTAA
- the dapA gene encoding 4-hydroxy-tetrahydrodipicolinate synthase gives MQEFIGTGVALITPFKEDLSVDFDALIKLVNFNIENGTNYLVINGTTAESATITAEEKQKIIEVIVKTNNNRLPLVLGVGGNNTLTVVEELKTRDLSNIDGILSVAPYYSKPTQEGFYQHFKAIAEATEKPIILYNVPGRTAKNMDVATTIRLAKDFKNIVGVKEAGNNTQQYLGLIKNKPAGFLVISGDDDLALGVTLAGGSGVISVIGQAYPKEFSTMINHGLEGNNKEGYNIHFKMMDIIDYIFEENNPAGIKTVLQELNICKNEVRLPLVKATHELQSKIANFVSNYK, from the coding sequence ATGCAAGAATTTATTGGAACTGGAGTTGCGTTAATTACACCTTTTAAAGAAGATTTAAGTGTAGATTTTGATGCATTAATAAAATTAGTGAATTTCAACATCGAAAACGGAACTAACTATTTAGTAATTAATGGTACAACTGCCGAAAGCGCAACTATTACTGCAGAAGAAAAACAAAAGATTATAGAGGTTATTGTAAAAACAAATAATAACAGATTACCTTTAGTTTTAGGAGTTGGCGGTAATAATACCTTAACAGTTGTAGAAGAGCTTAAAACTAGAGACTTATCTAATATAGATGGTATTCTTTCAGTAGCACCTTATTATAGTAAACCTACACAAGAAGGATTCTATCAGCATTTTAAAGCAATAGCAGAAGCTACAGAAAAACCAATTATTCTATACAATGTTCCTGGAAGAACTGCTAAAAATATGGATGTTGCAACAACAATTCGTTTAGCTAAAGATTTTAAAAATATAGTAGGAGTCAAAGAAGCAGGAAATAATACTCAACAATATTTAGGCTTAATTAAAAATAAACCAGCAGGTTTTTTAGTTATTTCTGGTGATGATGATTTGGCTTTAGGTGTAACTTTAGCAGGTGGTTCTGGAGTAATTTCGGTTATTGGGCAAGCATATCCTAAAGAATTTTCTACAATGATAAACCATGGTTTAGAAGGAAACAATAAAGAAGGATATAATATTCATTTTAAAATGATGGATATTATCGATTATATTTTTGAAGAAAATAACCCAGCAGGAATAAAAACTGTTTTACAAGAATTAAATATTTGTAAAAATGAAGTTCGTTTACCTTTAGTAAAAGCAACTCATGAACTTCAATCAAAAATTGCTAATTTTGTATCCAACTATAAGTAG
- a CDS encoding ferritin → MLSAKIQDALNKQVTIEAESSQVYLAMASWAETQGFEGVSQFMYAHSDEERMHMLKMVKFINERGGHAKVSALTAPPSEFGSFKEVFQTLFEHEVFVSKSINDLVHITLEERDYATHNFLQWYVSEQIEEEALARNILDKINLIGDDKSGFYLFDNDIKQLITVAPDQGQN, encoded by the coding sequence ATGTTATCAGCAAAAATTCAAGACGCATTAAATAAACAAGTAACAATAGAAGCAGAATCTTCACAAGTATATTTAGCAATGGCTTCTTGGGCAGAAACACAAGGTTTTGAAGGTGTTTCTCAATTTATGTATGCACATTCAGACGAAGAAAGAATGCACATGTTAAAAATGGTAAAGTTTATAAATGAACGCGGAGGACATGCAAAAGTATCTGCATTAACAGCACCACCATCAGAATTTGGTTCTTTTAAAGAAGTTTTTCAAACTCTTTTTGAACATGAAGTGTTTGTATCTAAATCTATTAATGATTTGGTTCATATAACTTTAGAAGAAAGAGATTATGCTACTCATAATTTTCTACAATGGTATGTTTCAGAACAAATAGAAGAAGAAGCATTAGCCAGAAATATTTTAGATAAAATAAACTTAATTGGTGATGATAAAAGTGGTTTCTATCTTTTTGATAATGATATAAAACAATTAATTACTGTTGCTCCAGACCAAGGGCAAAATTAA
- a CDS encoding outer membrane protein assembly factor BamD encodes MQKIKNLAFLLMFSLLLFSCGEYQKVLNKGTTEEQYKMAVKMYESNKYGKALRLFEKITPAYRGKPQMERISFMISQSNFNEKNYSISGYYFDRFAKNYPKSSKKEEAAFLSAYSYKLASPVFSLDPTDTNKALESFQSFINTYPDSDKIPEANKHYKELRYKLEKKYFEIAKTYYRTADYDLRNYKAAIQAFDNLLSDFLGSEFKEEALYYRLKAAHDFVLKSFDRRKPERIKDAIEAYEKLKRNFPESQFMEDANLMLATLEKEKVRIDALVAKQKEYENSKKK; translated from the coding sequence ATGCAAAAAATTAAAAATTTAGCGTTTTTATTGATGTTCTCACTCCTGTTGTTTTCATGTGGTGAGTATCAAAAAGTATTAAATAAAGGTACTACAGAAGAGCAGTATAAAATGGCTGTTAAAATGTACGAAAGTAATAAATATGGAAAAGCGTTACGCCTTTTCGAAAAAATTACGCCAGCTTATAGAGGAAAACCACAAATGGAAAGAATTTCATTTATGATTTCTCAATCTAACTTTAACGAAAAAAATTACAGTATTTCTGGATATTATTTCGATCGTTTTGCAAAAAACTATCCTAAAAGTTCTAAAAAAGAAGAAGCTGCATTTTTGTCTGCTTACAGTTACAAGTTAGCTTCTCCAGTTTTTAGTTTAGATCCTACAGATACAAATAAAGCATTAGAATCTTTTCAAAGTTTCATAAATACGTATCCAGATTCAGATAAAATTCCTGAGGCGAACAAGCATTATAAAGAATTACGTTACAAGTTAGAAAAGAAATATTTCGAAATTGCAAAAACTTATTATAGAACTGCAGATTACGACTTAAGAAATTACAAAGCAGCAATTCAAGCTTTCGATAATTTATTGTCAGATTTTTTAGGATCAGAATTTAAAGAGGAAGCACTATACTACAGACTAAAAGCAGCGCATGATTTTGTGCTAAAAAGTTTCGATAGAAGAAAACCAGAACGTATTAAAGATGCAATTGAAGCTTATGAAAAGTTAAAAAGAAACTTTCCAGAATCTCAATTTATGGAAGATGCTAATTTAATGTTAGCAACTTTAGAAAAAGAAAAGGTAAGAATTGATGCTTTGGTAGCAAAGCAAAAAGAATACGAAAATTCAAAAAAGAAATAA
- a CDS encoding DNA-directed RNA polymerase subunit omega — MDYKDTKAALSTITYNKNEIEAPTENIYQAISIISKRAEQINSDLKRELVDKLDEFATYNDSLEEVFENKEQIEVSKFYERLPKPTAIAVDEWLNDKVYFRTPETE, encoded by the coding sequence ATGGATTATAAAGACACAAAAGCAGCATTAAGTACTATTACTTATAACAAAAATGAAATTGAGGCGCCTACTGAAAATATTTATCAGGCAATTTCTATTATTTCTAAAAGAGCAGAGCAAATAAACTCTGATTTAAAGAGAGAATTGGTAGATAAATTAGATGAGTTTGCTACTTACAATGATAGTTTAGAAGAAGTTTTTGAAAACAAAGAACAAATAGAAGTTTCTAAATTTTACGAAAGATTACCTAAACCAACTGCTATTGCTGTTGACGAATGGTTAAATGACAAAGTATATTTTAGAACTCCAGAAACAGAATAA
- the coaBC gene encoding bifunctional phosphopantothenoylcysteine decarboxylase/phosphopantothenate--cysteine ligase CoaBC, with amino-acid sequence MSVLSGKKILLGITAGIAAYKTASLVRLFIKLGAEVKVIMTPASKDFITPLTLSTLSKNPVHTTFYDKEDENELWNNHVDLGLWADYMLVAPATANTLSKMSNGTCDNLLLATYLSAKCPVYFAPAMDLDMYIHPSTKESLDKLQSFGNILIPATSGELASGLVGEGRMSEPEDIVSFIQNDILSKLPLKGKKVLITAGPTYEAIDPVRFIGNHSSGKMGFSIANAAANLGAEVYLISGPSHQKINHSLVKRIDVVSAEEMYKASHTYFKDVDIAILSAAVADYKPKNVANQKIKKTEAALEIELTPTKDILASLGKIKKQQFLVGFALETNNEIENAKSKLKRKNLDAIVLNSLQDKGAGFATDTNKITIIDKDFNEKSFELKSKKEVATDIINEIIKKINA; translated from the coding sequence ATGTCTGTTTTAAGTGGTAAAAAAATTCTATTAGGAATTACTGCTGGAATTGCTGCTTATAAAACGGCTAGTTTAGTTCGTTTATTTATAAAATTAGGCGCAGAAGTCAAAGTTATTATGACTCCTGCGTCTAAAGATTTTATAACACCTCTTACACTTTCCACACTTTCTAAAAATCCAGTTCATACAACTTTTTATGATAAAGAAGATGAAAATGAACTATGGAATAATCACGTAGATTTAGGTCTTTGGGCAGATTATATGTTGGTTGCACCAGCAACAGCAAATACATTGTCTAAAATGTCTAATGGAACTTGCGATAATTTGCTATTGGCTACTTATTTATCAGCAAAATGTCCTGTTTATTTTGCTCCGGCAATGGATTTAGATATGTACATCCATCCATCTACAAAAGAAAGTTTAGACAAATTACAAAGTTTTGGTAATATTTTAATTCCGGCAACTTCTGGAGAACTGGCTAGTGGTTTGGTTGGTGAAGGAAGAATGTCAGAACCAGAAGATATTGTCTCATTCATACAAAATGATATTTTATCAAAATTGCCTTTAAAAGGTAAAAAAGTATTAATTACTGCCGGTCCAACATACGAAGCCATAGATCCTGTTCGTTTTATAGGAAATCATTCCTCTGGTAAAATGGGGTTTTCTATAGCCAATGCAGCAGCTAATTTAGGAGCAGAAGTGTATTTGATTTCTGGACCAAGTCATCAAAAAATAAATCACTCTTTAGTAAAAAGAATAGATGTAGTTTCTGCGGAAGAAATGTACAAAGCTTCTCATACTTACTTTAAAGACGTAGATATTGCTATTCTTTCTGCTGCAGTTGCAGATTACAAACCAAAAAATGTTGCCAATCAGAAAATAAAAAAGACAGAAGCAGCGTTAGAGATTGAGTTAACACCAACTAAAGATATTTTAGCATCTTTAGGTAAAATAAAGAAACAACAGTTTTTAGTAGGTTTTGCATTAGAGACCAATAATGAAATAGAAAATGCAAAAAGTAAATTAAAACGTAAAAATTTAGATGCAATTGTATTAAATTCACTGCAAGATAAAGGAGCAGGTTTTGCAACAGACACAAATAAAATTACTATTATTGATAAAGATTTTAATGAAAAATCTTTCGAGTTAAAGTCTAAAAAAGAAGTTGCAACTGATATTATAAACGAAATCATAAAAAAAATAAATGCGTAA
- a CDS encoding DUF4835 family protein, translating into MRKLIFLFSLIFTISSINSQELNCLVTVNSEQVAGSNKQVFNTLQQSLTEYLNQTKWTNKTVKPEERIDCAMTIIITSRDANNFKATLQVQSTRPVFGSSYASPILNIKDNEFNFKYNEFDPLIYNKNSFDSNLVSTIVFYVNVILGADADTFSKYGGESHLKEAQNVMLQAQQSGLSSWQNVVGKQNRYLLIDNMLSPKLKNYRNVMYTYHRNGLDEFLSNKNIAKQSLEDSVLSMENIYNKTVGNYLIRLFFDAKADEIVNIYSDGPKTRNISRLTEVLRKISPNNNSKWKNIK; encoded by the coding sequence ATGCGTAAACTTATTTTCCTTTTTAGTTTAATATTTACAATTTCAAGTATTAATTCGCAAGAATTAAACTGTTTAGTTACAGTAAATTCAGAACAAGTTGCAGGTTCAAATAAGCAAGTTTTTAATACTTTACAACAGTCTTTAACAGAATATTTAAACCAAACTAAATGGACAAATAAGACCGTAAAACCAGAAGAAAGGATTGATTGTGCAATGACAATTATAATTACTTCTAGAGACGCTAATAACTTTAAAGCAACTTTACAAGTACAATCTACAAGACCTGTTTTTGGTTCTAGTTATGCATCACCAATTTTAAATATAAAAGACAATGAATTTAACTTTAAGTATAATGAGTTCGATCCTTTAATTTATAATAAAAACTCTTTTGATAGCAATTTAGTTTCTACAATTGTTTTTTATGTGAATGTTATTTTAGGTGCAGATGCAGATACATTTTCTAAATATGGTGGAGAAAGTCATTTAAAAGAAGCGCAAAATGTAATGTTACAAGCGCAACAAAGTGGTTTGTCTTCTTGGCAGAATGTTGTAGGTAAACAAAACCGTTATTTATTGATAGATAATATGTTATCTCCTAAATTGAAAAACTATAGGAATGTAATGTATACATACCATAGAAATGGGTTAGATGAGTTTCTTTCAAATAAAAATATAGCCAAACAAAGTTTAGAAGATTCAGTTTTATCTATGGAAAACATATATAATAAAACCGTAGGTAATTATCTAATAAGGCTCTTTTTTGATGCAAAGGCAGATGAAATTGTAAACATCTATTCAGATGGACCAAAAACTAGAAATATTTCTAGGTTAACAGAGGTTTTAAGAAAAATTTCTCCTAACAATAATAGTAAGTGGAAAAACATTAAGTAG
- the recN gene encoding DNA repair protein RecN yields MLTQLSINNYALIDSLSIDFSSGLSIITGETGAGKSILLGALGLVLGNRADLSSLKDTSQKCIVEAKMAIANYNLEDFFNEVDLDYEAETIIRREILPSGKSRAFVNDTPVNLSVLNELRNKLIDVHSQHQTMELSDNAFQFSIIDALANNKKKIESYQRGYLQLQYLEKELKELERIQKEANQQYDYNLHLFKELEEANLKADEQEDLEERLEKLNNIEDIKTNLSEALEISINEEIGIQNLLNTLENRLSKIASFSKEYQQISERITSVKIEIDDVVAELEDANENVDFNPNEAEEINDRLQLIYNLQKKHTVGTIEELLVVFEELSDKVQQVESAEDTINKKKQEIHSVSEKLDKVADLITKSRTTAIPKLTKELESLLADLGMQNARFSIKVKQTIIYFPNGKDNLEFLFSANKGGNFGELKKVASGGELSRIMLAVKKVLSENIHLPTIIFDEIDTGVSGEVSNKIAAIMQQMSNHMQVVAITHLPQIAAKGNNHYKVYKEEIKGITTTNLKQLSNEERIVEIAEMLSGKDISDSALTHAKELLG; encoded by the coding sequence TTGCTAACACAACTTTCCATAAACAACTACGCATTAATCGATTCATTATCAATTGATTTCTCTTCGGGTTTATCCATAATTACGGGTGAAACAGGAGCAGGTAAATCTATACTTTTAGGAGCTTTAGGTTTGGTTTTAGGAAACAGAGCAGATTTGTCTTCTTTAAAAGATACTTCGCAAAAATGTATAGTAGAGGCCAAAATGGCAATTGCAAATTACAATTTAGAAGATTTTTTTAATGAAGTAGATTTAGATTACGAAGCAGAAACCATTATTAGAAGAGAAATTCTTCCTTCTGGTAAGTCGCGTGCTTTTGTAAATGATACGCCTGTAAACTTATCCGTTTTAAACGAATTAAGAAATAAGTTGATTGATGTGCATTCGCAACATCAAACAATGGAATTGTCAGATAATGCTTTTCAATTTTCTATAATTGATGCTTTAGCAAATAATAAAAAGAAAATAGAATCTTACCAAAGAGGTTACTTACAATTACAGTATTTAGAAAAAGAGCTTAAAGAATTAGAAAGAATTCAAAAAGAGGCAAATCAGCAATACGATTATAATTTGCATTTGTTTAAAGAATTGGAGGAAGCAAATTTAAAGGCTGATGAGCAAGAAGATTTAGAAGAAAGATTAGAGAAGTTAAATAATATTGAAGATATTAAAACAAACTTATCTGAAGCGTTAGAAATCTCTATTAATGAGGAAATAGGAATTCAGAATTTGCTAAACACATTAGAAAATAGGTTGTCTAAAATAGCTTCTTTTTCTAAAGAATACCAACAAATATCAGAAAGAATAACTTCTGTAAAAATAGAAATAGACGATGTTGTTGCAGAATTAGAAGATGCAAATGAAAATGTAGATTTCAACCCTAATGAAGCTGAAGAAATTAACGATAGATTGCAATTAATCTATAATTTACAAAAGAAACATACAGTAGGTACTATTGAAGAACTGTTGGTGGTTTTTGAAGAATTATCAGATAAAGTACAACAAGTAGAATCTGCAGAAGACACAATCAATAAGAAGAAACAAGAAATTCATTCAGTTTCAGAAAAACTAGACAAAGTTGCCGATTTAATTACAAAATCTAGAACAACTGCAATTCCAAAATTAACCAAAGAATTAGAAAGTTTATTGGCGGATTTAGGGATGCAAAACGCACGTTTTTCAATAAAAGTAAAACAAACTATTATTTATTTCCCTAATGGAAAAGACAATTTAGAGTTTCTATTTTCAGCAAATAAAGGTGGTAATTTTGGCGAGCTTAAAAAAGTAGCTTCAGGTGGAGAATTGTCAAGAATAATGCTGGCAGTAAAGAAAGTATTGTCAGAAAACATTCATTTGCCAACTATTATTTTCGATGAAATTGATACAGGAGTTTCTGGTGAAGTTTCCAACAAAATAGCAGCAATTATGCAACAAATGAGCAATCATATGCAAGTTGTTGCAATTACGCATTTACCACAAATTGCAGCAAAAGGTAACAACCATTACAAAGTTTATAAAGAAGAAATAAAAGGAATTACAACCACCAATTTAAAACAACTTTCCAATGAAGAAAGGATTGTTGAGATTGCAGAAATGTTAAGTGGAAAAGATATTTCAGATTCAGCTTTAACGCACGCAAAAGAATTGTTAGGTTAG
- a CDS encoding glycosyltransferase, producing MNLNFSIIIPVYNRPQEIDELLESLTKQDFSDAFEVLIIEDGSENSSKEIVNKYNNQLDLKYYFKENSGAGASRNFGMEKASGSYFIILDSDVIVPTQYLSEVKKALEINYTDAFGGPDAAHKSFTSLQKAINYSMTSVLTTGGIRGKKKGVGKFQPRSFNLGMSKKAFKKTKGFSKMKNGEDIDLTFRLWENEFETQLIEKAFVYHKRRSTIQQFFKQTFGFGTARPLLNKKYPETAKLTYWFPSIFIIGFDLSIIAAIFGYNQLLYFYGFYFLLIFVDSLFQNKNLYVSFLSMITSLTQFLGYGLGFLESQFYPKKDN from the coding sequence TTGAACCTAAATTTCTCCATAATAATTCCCGTTTACAATCGTCCACAAGAAATAGACGAGTTATTAGAAAGTCTTACAAAACAAGATTTTTCTGATGCTTTCGAAGTTTTAATAATTGAAGATGGTTCAGAAAATTCTTCAAAAGAAATTGTAAATAAATATAATAATCAGCTTGATTTAAAATATTATTTCAAGGAAAACAGTGGAGCAGGAGCAAGCAGAAATTTTGGAATGGAAAAAGCTTCTGGAAGCTATTTTATCATTTTAGATTCAGATGTTATTGTTCCAACCCAATATTTATCGGAAGTTAAAAAAGCTTTAGAAATTAATTATACAGATGCTTTTGGTGGGCCAGATGCTGCACATAAAAGTTTTACATCTTTGCAAAAAGCAATTAACTATTCTATGACTTCCGTTTTAACAACAGGTGGAATTCGTGGAAAGAAAAAAGGAGTTGGTAAATTTCAACCAAGAAGTTTTAATCTTGGCATGTCTAAAAAAGCATTTAAAAAAACAAAAGGTTTTTCTAAAATGAAAAACGGAGAAGATATCGATTTAACTTTTAGACTTTGGGAAAATGAATTCGAAACACAGTTGATAGAAAAAGCATTTGTGTATCATAAACGTAGAAGTACAATTCAGCAATTTTTTAAACAGACTTTTGGTTTTGGAACAGCAAGGCCTTTATTAAATAAAAAATATCCAGAAACAGCAAAACTGACGTATTGGTTTCCAAGTATATTTATAATCGGATTCGATTTAAGTATAATTGCTGCAATTTTTGGCTACAATCAGCTTTTATATTTCTACGGTTTTTACTTTTTACTAATCTTTGTAGATTCTTTATTTCAAAATAAAAATTTATACGTTTCTTTTTTGAGTATGATTACTTCATTAACCCAATTTTTAGGTTACGGATTAGGCTTTTTAGAGTCTCAATTTTATCCGAAGAAAGACAATTAA
- the mazG gene encoding nucleoside triphosphate pyrophosphohydrolase has protein sequence MNSRKEQLAAFNRLLDIMDELREQCPWDKKQTLESLRHLTIEETYELADAILDNDLQEIKKELGDVLLHIVFYAKIGSEKKAFDIADVANSISDKLIDRHPHIYGDVIVENEEEVKRNWEQLKLKEGKESVLEGVPKSLPAVVKASRIQEKVAGVGFDWEVPQQVWEKVQEELSELNEEIKAGNKENTEKEFGDVLFSMINYARFIGVNPENALEKTNKKFINRFQYLEKAAKKEGKQLADMSLTEMDVYWEESKKFFR, from the coding sequence ATGAACTCTAGAAAAGAACAATTAGCCGCTTTTAATCGTTTGTTAGATATTATGGACGAGCTTCGAGAGCAGTGTCCTTGGGATAAAAAACAAACATTAGAAAGCTTACGTCATTTAACAATTGAAGAAACGTATGAGCTTGCAGACGCTATTCTAGACAACGATTTACAAGAAATAAAAAAAGAATTAGGCGATGTGCTTTTGCACATCGTTTTTTATGCAAAAATTGGAAGCGAGAAAAAAGCTTTCGATATTGCTGATGTTGCCAATTCAATTTCTGATAAATTAATAGATAGACATCCTCATATTTATGGAGATGTTATTGTTGAAAATGAAGAAGAAGTTAAACGTAATTGGGAACAATTAAAACTAAAAGAAGGAAAAGAATCTGTTCTAGAAGGAGTTCCTAAAAGTTTACCTGCTGTTGTTAAAGCTAGTAGAATTCAAGAAAAAGTTGCTGGTGTAGGTTTCGATTGGGAAGTACCACAACAAGTTTGGGAAAAAGTACAAGAAGAACTTTCTGAATTAAACGAAGAAATTAAAGCTGGTAATAAAGAAAATACCGAAAAAGAATTCGGCGATGTTTTATTTTCTATGATAAACTACGCTCGTTTTATAGGTGTAAATCCCGAAAATGCTTTAGAAAAAACGAATAAGAAATTTATAAATCGTTTTCAATATCTAGAAAAAGCTGCTAAAAAAGAAGGAAAACAACTTGCAGACATGTCCTTAACCGAAATGGATGTTTATTGGGAAGAATCTAAAAAATTCTTTCGTTAA